From a single Capsicum annuum cultivar UCD-10X-F1 chromosome 12, UCD10Xv1.1, whole genome shotgun sequence genomic region:
- the LOC107848950 gene encoding uncharacterized protein LOC107848950: MSREHPRTVHDRAFSDDPPYSTLILQCSIDHVTAEVIASLILNFFSDNKNSSRKEIERIIFRELHCRSGYWKCWMAGVIAKNIVRGIPEHEYTVLTAFSYVFNGFNLGSINSLMIDEASGRFIYYFIAFEAFIRGYAHMRKVVAVDGTYFSSKYEGVLMSAFAQDTLNHIYSLTYCVVDKENDASWGLFFEKLKAFVVDEPELCIIFGKNVSITNGLARHYLLTHHGICMRHLGENLRMNHHCADSLYLYYHVAKEYTLEEFNDYFNALKERCPSAIAYLEHDVEFEK, translated from the coding sequence ATGTCACGGGAACACCCCCGTACAGTACACGATCGAGCCTTTTCCGACGACCCCCCATACAGTACATTGATCCTGCAATGTAGCATTGATCATGTCACTGCGGAGGTTATTGCCTcacttattttgaactttttctccGACAACAAAAATTCAAGCCGTAAAGAGATCGAGAGGATCATATTTAGGGAGTTACATTGCAGGTCGGGCTATTGGAAGTGTTGGATGGCAGGCGTCATTGCGAAGAACATAGTTCGAGGTATACCTGAGCACGAATATACAGTGCTGACCGCCTTTTCATATGTTTTCAATGGCTTCAATCTCGGGTCTATAAATTCTCTCATGATCGATGAGGCGTCGGGCaggtttatttactactttatagCATTTGAGGCTTTCATCCGTGGATATGCACACATGAGAAAGGTCGTTGCTGTTGATGGCACATATTTTTCCAGCAAGTACGAGGGTGTGTTGATGTCTGCTTTCGCTCAAGATACGTTGAATCATATCTATTCCTTAACATATTGTGTAGTGGATAAAGAGAATGATGCATCATGGGGCTTATTCTTTGAGAAACTTAAGGCCTTTGTCGTCGACGAACCAGAGTTGTGCATTATCTTCGGCAAAAACGTAAGCATAACTAACGGCCTCGCAAGGCATTATCTACTTACGCATCATGGTATTTGTATGAGGCATCTCGGTGAAAATCTCCGAATGAATCACCATTGTGCAGATTCTCTCTATTTGTACTACCATGTGGCCAAGGAGTATACATTGGAAGAATTTAATGACTACTTCAATGCCCTTAAGGAAAGATGCCCCAGCGCAATAGCTTACCTCGAGCATGATGTTGAATTTGAAAAGTGA
- the LOC124889725 gene encoding uncharacterized protein LOC124889725 — MIEGDKLYVNNINKSTDEFTVLGYGPSAKVNLSRRSCNCRKYDLVKLPCTHAMAALRLKHGDEDNTSIYNYSSPICSKESYLLAYLEPICAVPLESEWSMAWEYLEIYVLPLDFDPKLRRRKVKHVKGVLEPSRNKKRNKCSKCKRPGHKRITYNLNVR, encoded by the coding sequence aTGATCGAGGGCGACAAATTATATGTGAACAACATAAATAAAAGCACCGATGAATTCACCGTGCTTGGTTATGGTCCTTCCGCCAAAGTTAATCTATCGAGACGATCATGTAATTGCAGAAAGTACGACTTGGTGAAATTACCATGCACTCATGCAATGGCAGCGTTGCGTTTGAAGCACGGGGACGAAGACAACACTAGCATTTACAACTACTCTTCGCCCATATGTTCGAAAGAATCATACCTCCTTGCATACTTGGAACCTATTTGTGCAGTACCACTAGAGTCAGAGTGGAGTATGGCATGGGAGTATCTAGAAATATATGTTCTTCCACTTGATTTCGATCCCAAACTCAGGAGGAGGAAGGTGAAACACGTTAAGGGCGTGTTGGAGCCTTCTAGGAACAAGAAAAGGAACAAGTGCTCCAAGTGCAAAAGGCCGGGACATAAGAGAATAACATACAACCTTAACGTAAGATAA
- the LOC107851809 gene encoding probable xyloglucan glycosyltransferase 12, with product MARLFSWWGGKEIQRGTPVVVKMENPNNWSMVELESPSQDEFLLTKNNDSLPHYKGEKMKNKNAKQLTWVLLLKAHKAAGCLTSIASALFSFGSVIRHRIATGKRDSSMANSRFYTCIKVIVWLSLILLGFEIAAYYKGWHFSTTDLHIQRLYTLANPLAVKGVFDLVYSIWVLIRVEYLAPVLQLLANVCIVLFFIQSLDRLILCLGCFWIRIRKIKPILKEGPEDLEAGDGGYYPMVLVQIPMCNEKEVYQQAIASMCSLEWPKSKLLIQILDDSDDSTTQMLIKEEVQKWQRDGVNIIYRHRVIREGYKAGNLKSAMNCSYVKDYEFVAIFDADFQPSPEFLKRTVPYFKDNEDVGLVQARWSFVNKEENLLTRLQHINLAFHFEVEQQVNGIFLNFFGFNGTAGVWRIKALEGSGGWLERTTVEDMDIAVRAHLHGWKFIFLNDVKCQCEVPESYEAYRKQQHRWHSGPMQLFRLCFPAIIESNISIWKKGNLIFLFFLLRKLILPFYSFTLFCIILPMTMFIPEATFPTWVVCYIPAAMSFLNILPSPRSFPFIVPYLLFENTMSVTKFNAMISGLFQLGSSYEWIVTKKSGRSSEGDLSLLIDEKPKHQRGTSEPNLGDLKEEIKQKARKSSRKKKHNRIYTKELVLAFLLLTASVRTLLSAQGIHFYFLLFQGISFLLVGLDLIGEQVD from the exons ATGGCGCGGTTATTTAGCTGGTGGGGTGGTAAAGAGATTCAAAGGGGTACACCTGTGGTTGTGAAAATGGAGAATCCAAATAACTGGTCCATGGTTGAGCTAGAAAGTCCATCACAGGATGAATTCTTGTTAACGAAAAACAATGATTCATTGCCTCATTACAAAGGTGAAAAGATGAAAAACAAGAACGCGAAGCAACTTACATGGGTTCTGCTACTCAAGGCACACAAAGCAGCCGGTTGTTTAACTTCCATTGCCTCAGCATTGTTTAGTTTTGGTTCTGTTATCCGCCATCGTATTGCCACTGGAAAAAGAGATTCTTCCATGGCCAATAGCCGGTTCTATACTTGTATAAAGGTCATTGTCTGGTTGTCGTTAATTTTGCTAGGTTTTGAAATAGCCGCGTACTATAAAGGTTGGCATTTTAGTACTACGGATCTTCATATTCAACGTTTGTACACACTGGCAAATCCATTAGCTGTGAAGGGTGTTTTTGATTTGGTTTATTCCATATGGGTTTTGATTAGGGTGGAATATCTTGCTCCTGTTCTTCAATTATTGGCCAATGTATGCATTGTCCTCTTCTTTATCCAGAGTCTGGATAGATTAATCTTGTGTTTGGGTTGTTTTTGGATCCGGATAAGGAAGATTAAGCCCATTTTGAAAGAGGGTCCAGAGGATCTTGAGGCTGGTGATGGTGGTTACTATCCCATGGTTCTTGTTCAGATTCCCATGTGTAATGAAAAAGAG gTTTATCAGCAAGCCATTGCATCTATGTGCAGTTTGGAGTGGCCTAAGTCAAAATTGTTGATTCAAATTCTTGATGATTCTGATGATTCCACAACTCAGATGTTAATCAAAGAAGAGGTACAAAAATGGCAGAGGGATGGTGTAAACATTATATATCGTCATAGAGTGATTAGAGAGGGTTACAAAGCTGGCAATCTTAAGTCAGCCATGAATTGCAGCTACGTCAAAGACTACGAATTTGTTGCCATTTTCGATGCTGATTTTCAACCATCACCTGAGTTTCTTAAGAGAACTGTTCCTTACTTCAAG GATAATGAGGATGTAGGGTTGGTTCAAGCAAGGTGGTCCTTCGTGAACAAGGAAGAAAATCTTCTGACAAGACTgcagcacatcaatttggccttcCATTTTGAAGTCGAACAGCAGGTGAACGGAATTTTTCTAAATTTCTTCGGATTTAATGGAACTGCTGGAGTATGGCGGATTAAGGCATTGGAAGGTTCGGGTGGTTGGTTGGAGAGAACAACTGTTGAAGATATGGACATTGCTGTTCGGGCACATCTCCATGGATGGAAATTCATCTTTCTTAATGATGTCAAG TGCCAGTGTGAAGTGCCGGAATCATATGAAGCATACCGGAAGCAACAACATAGATGGCATTCGGGTCCAATGCAGTTGTTCCGTCTCTGTTTTCCTGCCATCATTGAATCAAAT ATAAGCATTTGGAAGAAAGGCaacttaatatttctttttttccttctaagGAAACTGATACTTCCATTTTACTCTTTCACTCTGTTTTGTATTATCCTCCCCATGACCATGTTCATTCCCGAGGCTACATTCCCTACGTGGGTTGTGTGTTACATCCCCGCCGCCATGTCATTTCTCAATATACTTCCGTCCCCTAGATCTTTCCCTTTCATCGTGCCATATCTTCTATTCGAGAACACTATGTCTGTGACAAAGTTCAATGCCATGATATCAGGCCTCTTCCAACTCGGAAGCTCTTATGAATGGATTGTAACCAAGAAATCAGGACGGTCTTCCGAGGGTGACCTTTCcttgttgattgatgaaaaaccAAAACATCAAAGAGGTACTTCGGAGCCTAATTTGGGAGACTTGAAGGAGGAAATCAAGCAGAAAGCACGAAAATCTTCACGGAAAAAGAAGCATAACAGGATCTATACAAAAGAATTGGTTTTGGCTTTCTTGCTTTTGACAGCATCAGTTAGGACCCTCCTATCAGCTCAAGGAATCCACTTTTACTTCTTACTGTTTCAAGGGATATCATTCCTACTCGTTGGGCTAGATTTGATCGGTGAACAGGTTGACTAG